The following are encoded together in the Pleurocapsa sp. FMAR1 genome:
- a CDS encoding type 1 glutamine amidotransferase domain-containing protein, with product MSQELEGINIAILVADGFEQVEMTQPRQAFNDQGASTYIISPMEEQVRGWNHFDKADEFAVDLLLDKANPEDYDALLLPGGVANPDQLRTNETAVKFIKAFFEADKPVAAICHGSWTLIEADVVKGRIITSWPSLKTDLKNAGASWVDQEVVINGNLVSSRNPDDLPAFINTAIALFSSQKVKSQSA from the coding sequence ATGTCACAAGAATTAGAAGGAATAAACATCGCTATTTTAGTCGCTGACGGTTTTGAACAAGTAGAAATGACTCAGCCTCGTCAAGCCTTTAATGATCAAGGTGCAAGCACCTATATTATTTCTCCTATGGAGGAACAGGTGCGCGGTTGGAATCACTTTGATAAAGCAGATGAATTTGCAGTTGATTTGCTTTTAGACAAAGCTAATCCTGAAGATTATGATGCACTATTGCTTCCTGGCGGTGTAGCAAATCCAGATCAGTTAAGGACAAATGAAACAGCCGTCAAGTTTATTAAAGCTTTTTTTGAGGCAGACAAACCAGTTGCAGCTATCTGTCATGGTTCTTGGACGCTGATTGAGGCCGATGTGGTCAAAGGACGTATAATTACATCTTGGCCTTCACTTAAAACCGATCTAAAAAACGCAGGTGCAAGCTGGGTGGACCAAGAAGTGGTAATAAACGGTAATTTAGTTAGCAGTCGCAACCCCGATGATCTACCAGCATTTATCAATACTGCGATCGCTTTATTTTCCAGCCAAAAAGTCAAGTCTCAATCAGCTTAA
- a CDS encoding acetate/propionate family kinase, with product MLVLVFNAGSSSQKSCLYDFDRERGRGLLTISNRGVGKSILENPLEPLWEADIDWTGSEEGGILTVESNNIEQEIKLENRETALEILLNTLIEGETKVIDSLDEIDVVGHRVVHGGAKYSQPVKIDADVKSAIADLIPLAPSHNPANLEGINTIEKILPKIPQIAVFDTAFHTTIPEPAKVYPIPYKYYEQGIQRYGFHGISHQYCAQRTAQILQQPLDSLKIVTCHLGNGCSLAAIKDGICIDTTMGFSPLEGLMMGTRCGSIDPQIIIYMMQEYGMDVEEINQVLNKESGLKGVSGVSNDLRAIAKAMSNGNTQAQLAYDIYLHRLKKAIGAMVASLDGLNALVFTAGAGENQSLLREQTCGGLSYLGLQLDLAKNDADPVDTNISTKNSQVQILVIHTQEDWAIATAAKEVMSAEAIAVKSSK from the coding sequence ATGCTTGTTTTAGTTTTCAATGCGGGTTCTAGCAGCCAAAAAAGTTGTCTTTACGATTTTGACCGCGAGAGAGGGCGAGGTCTCCTCACCATCTCTAATCGCGGTGTTGGGAAATCTATCCTAGAGAATCCCCTAGAACCGTTGTGGGAGGCGGATATCGATTGGACAGGATCGGAAGAAGGAGGCATTCTTACCGTTGAGAGCAATAATATCGAACAAGAAATCAAGCTAGAAAATCGTGAGACGGCTTTAGAAATCCTCTTGAATACTTTAATTGAAGGAGAAACCAAGGTTATAGACAGTCTTGATGAGATCGATGTAGTTGGTCATCGAGTGGTTCATGGTGGGGCAAAATATAGCCAGCCTGTGAAGATCGATGCTGATGTAAAAAGTGCGATCGCCGATCTGATTCCTCTTGCCCCCAGTCATAATCCTGCTAATCTCGAAGGAATTAATACCATTGAGAAAATATTACCCAAAATACCCCAAATAGCAGTTTTTGATACGGCTTTTCATACTACAATTCCCGAACCTGCTAAAGTTTACCCGATACCCTATAAATATTATGAACAGGGAATACAACGCTATGGCTTTCACGGTATTTCCCATCAGTATTGCGCCCAGCGTACTGCCCAAATCTTACAACAGCCCTTAGATTCTCTCAAAATAGTTACTTGTCACTTAGGCAATGGCTGTTCTTTAGCTGCTATTAAAGACGGCATCTGTATCGATACCACGATGGGATTTTCTCCCTTAGAAGGATTGATGATGGGTACACGCTGCGGTTCAATCGATCCGCAGATTATTATCTATATGATGCAGGAATATGGAATGGATGTAGAAGAAATTAACCAAGTACTCAATAAAGAGTCTGGTTTAAAGGGAGTAAGTGGCGTATCCAACGACTTAAGAGCGATCGCCAAAGCAATGAGTAACGGTAATACTCAAGCACAGTTAGCTTATGACATTTATCTTCATCGCCTCAAAAAAGCTATCGGTGCAATGGTTGCCAGTCTTGACGGCTTAAATGCCTTGGTATTTACCGCGGGGGCAGGAGAAAATCAGAGTTTGCTGCGGGAACAAACCTGTGGAGGTCTATCTTATTTAGGCTTGCAGCTAGATTTAGCTAAAAATGATGCCGATCCTGTCGATACTAATATTTCTACCAAAAATTCTCAGGTACAAATACTAGTAATTCATACTCAAGAAGATTGGGCAATTGCGACCGCAGCTAAAGAAGTAATGTCAGCAGAGGCGATCGCAGTTAAAAGCAGCAAATAA
- a CDS encoding HAD family hydrolase, translated as MNKAADKSTKVSLVVADVDGTLVTPDKVLTERACAAVKKLHDADILFAITSGRPPLGMKMLVEPLNLKAPIGAFNGGIFLNPDFSVIEQNSLPQDVTEQAISLIREHNLDVWIYLEKDWYVQDKNGSHVDRESNTVKFKPTVVDNYNDLLSDVVKIVGVSDDLDAVAKCEAATQKALGDRASASRSQPYYLDITHPQANKGTVVKRLSEILDIPLAEIATLGDMPNDVPMFELSGMSIAMGNSSEDVQNQATYTTDSYTEEGFAKAIEKFILN; from the coding sequence ATGAACAAAGCTGCCGACAAATCAACTAAAGTTTCCTTAGTAGTCGCTGACGTAGATGGAACGTTAGTCACCCCTGATAAAGTATTAACCGAACGCGCCTGTGCTGCGGTCAAGAAACTACACGATGCCGACATTCTGTTCGCCATCACTAGCGGACGACCACCTTTGGGTATGAAAATGCTGGTTGAACCGCTAAATCTAAAAGCACCTATTGGTGCATTCAATGGCGGAATATTTCTCAACCCCGACTTTTCAGTTATCGAACAAAATAGTTTGCCCCAAGATGTTACCGAACAGGCAATTTCTCTTATTAGAGAGCATAACTTAGATGTTTGGATTTATCTAGAAAAAGACTGGTACGTTCAGGACAAAAATGGTTCTCATGTAGACCGCGAAAGCAATACCGTGAAGTTTAAGCCTACTGTCGTTGATAACTACAATGACTTACTGAGTGATGTAGTCAAGATTGTGGGCGTTAGTGATGACCTAGATGCAGTAGCAAAATGCGAAGCTGCTACTCAAAAGGCATTGGGCGATCGCGCCTCTGCTTCTCGTTCTCAGCCTTATTATCTTGATATTACCCATCCTCAAGCCAATAAGGGAACTGTAGTTAAACGTCTTTCAGAAATACTTGATATTCCTCTAGCAGAAATTGCCACTCTCGGCGATATGCCCAATGACGTACCGATGTTCGAGCTTAGTGGCATGAGTATTGCAATGGGCAATTCCAGTGAAGATGTGCAAAACCAGGCAACATATACGACTGATTCTTATACAGAAGAAGGTTTTGCCAAGGCGATCGAGAAGTTTATTTTGAACTAA
- a CDS encoding DUF6658 family protein, giving the protein MNIVKKLQIKKIASAFVLVTFIFFTTACNSGDKQGARPNVPPVQLGGQNNPHKAGGDGMSQYKSPVNDSKLNKVQDQTNLPAESLLATANKSETSYPTNDNQVEGLLYSDSDEVKSLNSVDEFVSPQRQRALKDPSQIPAVKQTAIDRSDPDNKLLERTKQMFDDAANFSAN; this is encoded by the coding sequence ATGAATATTGTCAAAAAACTACAAATTAAGAAAATTGCTAGTGCTTTCGTTCTAGTAACTTTTATATTTTTCACCACAGCTTGTAATAGTGGCGATAAACAAGGTGCGCGTCCGAACGTTCCCCCTGTTCAACTCGGCGGACAAAACAATCCTCACAAAGCAGGTGGAGATGGTATGAGCCAATATAAATCTCCTGTTAATGATTCTAAATTAAATAAAGTTCAGGATCAAACAAACTTACCAGCCGAATCGCTCTTGGCAACAGCAAATAAGAGCGAAACTAGCTATCCCACCAATGATAATCAAGTAGAGGGATTACTCTATTCAGACTCAGATGAAGTCAAGTCTTTGAACAGTGTCGATGAATTCGTTAGTCCTCAGAGACAAAGAGCATTAAAAGATCCTAGTCAAATTCCTGCGGTTAAACAAACAGCTATTGATCGCAGCGATCCTGACAACAAGCTTTTAGAAAGAACCAAACAAATGTTTGATGATGCTGCCAATTTTTCAGCTAACTAA
- a CDS encoding DUF433 domain-containing protein — MNLILKSDKPPREEDNTGAIRVGNSRVLLEIVIRAFQDDASAESIVDSYSTLTLSDTYGAIAYYLKNKDSVEEYLNQREELAESVKQRINLTQSDMSLIRSRLLSQQIKDENLY; from the coding sequence ATGAACCTTATTTTAAAAAGTGATAAGCCACCACGTGAAGAAGATAATACTGGCGCAATTAGAGTAGGTAATTCGAGAGTTTTGTTAGAAATAGTGATTCGAGCTTTTCAAGATGATGCCTCTGCCGAATCTATTGTCGATAGCTACTCAACTTTGACTTTATCTGATACTTATGGAGCGATCGCTTACTATCTTAAAAATAAAGATTCAGTAGAAGAATATTTAAATCAGAGAGAAGAGTTAGCCGAATCTGTAAAGCAGCGTATCAATTTGACTCAATCTGATATGAGTTTAATTCGTTCTCGTTTATTATCTCAACAAATCAAGGATGAGAATCTTTACTAG
- a CDS encoding GTPase family protein, with the protein MKSIKPWQVVILILPIATIVIFLLVAAGSQIHNWRINWIWGVVVLVFVLWRWLLVKWTKPLAEIQEAIDEINQELSQEPELEAAGSREKQLQASLEQIIAKTRADEPVWEDWQTFWQRCQELLAAIAHVYNPNVKRPLLNIYIPQAYGLIRGTVDDTDRMMQKLSPVLNRVSIGQAYEAYEVYRRLEPSARKLGQVFNWSQWWLNPAAAVANQATKKFSNQANQELLLNLGQLMRETALKNLAQQAIALYGDETITIPEVAPSYALPKTETQTLKQILESAQSPQEVDRKPVNIILVGRTGAGKSSLINTLFQADKAEVDVLPSTDKIQNYRWQTPSKEVLNLLDTPGYEQVNHPELREQVLDYAATADLLLLVTPALDPALQMDLDFLETLKKELPDLSAVGIVTQVDRLRPIREWNPPYNWQEGTKPKEKSIREATVYRAELLGNICDLILPIVTEDRTNNRFAWGVEALSLELIQAIAPAKQLRLARFLRNLEARSQAAAKIIDRYTRQMATSQGLTAFLKSPVLQFISTMTTGNPALAYVLAEQIPVEELPIVIGKLQMAYDLYMLLNDEPNLGNFDLRSLWSLLLDDNKAKNLNTWAFGHALVEYWTKNLNSAQLRDRYQFYLQQKPS; encoded by the coding sequence ATGAAATCCATTAAACCTTGGCAGGTAGTAATTTTAATCTTGCCGATCGCAACTATCGTAATTTTTCTATTAGTTGCAGCAGGTTCACAAATTCATAATTGGCGTATTAATTGGATTTGGGGTGTCGTGGTCTTAGTATTTGTTCTCTGGCGATGGTTACTGGTGAAGTGGACAAAGCCTTTAGCTGAGATTCAGGAGGCGATAGACGAAATTAATCAGGAGTTATCACAAGAGCCAGAGTTAGAAGCAGCAGGAAGTAGGGAAAAGCAATTACAAGCTTCTTTAGAACAAATTATTGCTAAAACCAGAGCAGATGAACCAGTTTGGGAAGATTGGCAGACTTTTTGGCAACGGTGTCAAGAGTTGTTAGCTGCGATCGCCCATGTATATAATCCCAATGTTAAACGTCCTCTGCTTAATATTTATATTCCCCAAGCTTACGGCTTGATCCGTGGGACGGTAGACGACACGGATCGCATGATGCAAAAGCTTTCCCCTGTTTTAAACCGAGTTTCCATCGGACAGGCTTATGAAGCTTATGAAGTGTACCGTAGACTAGAGCCATCGGCGCGAAAATTAGGTCAGGTATTTAATTGGTCACAATGGTGGCTCAATCCCGCAGCAGCAGTAGCCAATCAAGCCACCAAAAAATTTAGTAATCAGGCAAATCAGGAATTATTGCTTAATTTGGGTCAATTAATGCGAGAAACGGCATTAAAGAATTTGGCACAACAGGCGATCGCGCTTTATGGTGACGAAACTATTACTATTCCTGAAGTCGCACCTAGTTATGCCTTGCCCAAAACCGAAACCCAAACTCTCAAACAAATATTAGAATCAGCCCAATCACCCCAAGAAGTAGATCGAAAGCCTGTCAATATTATTTTAGTTGGGCGTACTGGGGCGGGGAAAAGCAGCTTAATTAATACTCTTTTTCAAGCCGACAAAGCGGAAGTAGATGTTTTGCCCAGTACCGATAAAATTCAAAACTATCGTTGGCAAACTCCTAGCAAAGAAGTTTTAAATTTGTTAGATACTCCTGGTTATGAACAGGTAAATCATCCTGAATTGCGGGAACAAGTTTTAGACTATGCAGCTACAGCAGATTTACTTTTACTGGTAACTCCCGCTCTCGATCCTGCTTTACAAATGGATCTTGATTTTCTAGAAACCTTGAAAAAAGAGCTTCCTGATTTAAGTGCCGTGGGAATAGTTACCCAAGTCGATCGCCTGCGCCCAATTCGTGAGTGGAATCCACCTTATAACTGGCAGGAAGGGACGAAACCCAAAGAAAAATCTATTCGAGAAGCAACTGTTTATCGTGCTGAATTACTGGGAAATATCTGCGATTTAATTTTACCAATAGTCACAGAAGATCGGACAAACAATCGTTTTGCTTGGGGTGTAGAAGCTTTGTCTTTGGAGTTGATTCAGGCGATCGCACCAGCTAAACAGCTTCGTTTAGCAAGATTTTTGCGAAATTTGGAAGCTCGCAGCCAAGCAGCAGCAAAAATCATCGATCGCTATACTCGTCAAATGGCAACCAGTCAGGGTTTAACTGCCTTTCTAAAAAGTCCCGTACTGCAATTTATTTCGACTATGACTACAGGAAATCCTGCTCTGGCCTATGTTTTAGCAGAGCAAATTCCTGTAGAAGAGTTACCCATAGTCATTGGTAAATTACAAATGGCTTATGACCTATATATGTTGCTCAACGATGAACCTAATCTGGGCAACTTCGATTTACGTTCTTTATGGTCTTTGTTATTAGACGACAATAAAGCAAAAAATCTCAACACCTGGGCTTTTGGTCACGCTTTAGTAGAATATTGGACTAAAAATCTTAATTCTGCACAACTGCGCGATCGCTATCAATTTTATCTGCAACAAAAACCATCTTAA
- a CDS encoding orange carotenoid protein N-terminal domain-containing protein, translated as MSSQSAAEQKVYHLHSLDIDEQLAVLWYVYRDFVKENITPEAERPDENLEKSSGLIEQVKQMSPEDQLQVQRDLIIGKDRAEFQTYKEYSSNQKLFFWYCLASEMERGNAVQVPDDYQLSPDAQQLLDSVKELDFTNKLVFIKDVVGLGAAQSTEEKV; from the coding sequence ATGAGTTCTCAATCAGCAGCCGAACAAAAAGTTTATCATCTTCATTCTCTAGATATAGACGAACAGTTGGCAGTTCTTTGGTATGTCTACCGAGATTTTGTTAAAGAGAATATAACTCCCGAAGCAGAACGTCCCGATGAAAATCTAGAAAAGTCGTCAGGTTTAATCGAGCAAGTCAAGCAAATGTCTCCTGAAGACCAACTACAGGTGCAGCGCGATCTGATCATTGGTAAAGACAGGGCAGAATTTCAAACTTACAAAGAGTATTCTTCCAATCAAAAACTCTTTTTCTGGTACTGTCTGGCATCAGAAATGGAAAGAGGTAATGCAGTTCAAGTACCCGATGACTATCAGTTATCCCCCGATGCACAGCAACTATTAGACTCTGTTAAAGAATTAGATTTTACTAATAAGCTAGTCTTTATCAAGGATGTAGTTGGTCTTGGTGCAGCACAAAGTACTGAAGAAAAAGTCTAA
- a CDS encoding DUF5615 family PIN-like protein, giving the protein MLSLLSDENFDGNIIRGLFLRQPDLDLLRFQDVGLQELDDSTILSWAADNKRIVITYDRATMPDFAYERVAKEEVMRGLFVVNDRLSIKQAIDELLLYTVYSEPEE; this is encoded by the coding sequence ATGTTGAGCTTGTTAAGCGATGAAAATTTCGACGGCAACATAATTCGAGGACTATTTTTGCGCCAACCCGATCTCGACTTACTTCGGTTTCAAGATGTAGGTTTGCAAGAACTCGATGATTCAACAATTTTATCCTGGGCTGCTGACAACAAACGCATTGTTATCACTTATGATCGCGCAACCATGCCCGACTTTGCTTATGAACGTGTGGCAAAAGAAGAGGTGATGAGAGGATTGTTTGTAGTTAATGATCGTCTTTCTATAAAACAAGCCATTGATGAGTTACTACTCTACACGGTATATAGTGAGCCAGAAGAATGA
- the rpe gene encoding ribulose-phosphate 3-epimerase, protein MAHNNQIKIEPSILSGNFAYLGKAVEEAQAAGAKGIQIDIMDGQFVPNISFGWDTVAAIRPLTDMFLDVHLMIVDPGRFIEDFVKAGAHRLIVHQESCTHLHRVLSSIKELGIEAGVTINPGTSIDAVIPVLDLVDLVQIMTVNPGFGGQSFIHSQLDKIRYLKQIFKEQNLDVAIAVDGGIHLETAPLVVEAGATVLVAGSSVYNSNASVKDNLANLYAAIEKKSKS, encoded by the coding sequence ATGGCACATAATAATCAAATTAAGATCGAACCGTCAATTTTATCTGGCAACTTTGCCTATTTAGGTAAAGCAGTAGAAGAAGCTCAAGCCGCAGGAGCAAAAGGAATTCAAATTGATATTATGGATGGGCAGTTTGTGCCAAACATTTCTTTTGGCTGGGATACGGTAGCGGCGATCCGTCCTCTAACTGATATGTTTCTCGACGTTCATCTAATGATTGTTGATCCTGGGCGATTTATAGAAGACTTTGTTAAAGCTGGTGCCCATCGCTTAATCGTGCATCAAGAAAGCTGTACCCATCTGCATCGAGTCTTATCCTCAATTAAAGAGTTAGGTATAGAAGCAGGAGTAACTATTAATCCTGGTACTTCCATAGATGCAGTTATTCCCGTTCTCGATCTAGTAGATTTAGTCCAGATTATGACCGTAAATCCTGGCTTTGGCGGTCAATCTTTTATTCACTCTCAGTTGGATAAAATTCGCTATCTCAAACAGATCTTCAAAGAGCAAAATCTTGATGTAGCAATCGCCGTTGATGGAGGGATTCATCTTGAAACTGCACCCTTAGTAGTAGAAGCAGGGGCGACTGTTTTGGTAGCGGGTTCGAGCGTTTATAATTCTAATGCTTCTGTCAAAGATAACTTAGCTAATTTATACGCAGCTATAGAGAAAAAATCAAAATCATGA
- a CDS encoding histidine phosphatase family protein — MTLNLYFLRHGETVASKTDEFCGSSDVELTSEGIVMAKDFAVAYQSIPWKTIFCSPMRRTIATAKPLCDLLRMEMLLRRELKEIDFGEWEGKSQADVNRQFHDDYLRWQSEPGWNAPPGGERAVDIARRSSKVIEEIEQTYQSGNILIVSHKATIRIMLCSLLGIDVGHYRDRLDMPVAAISLVELTAHGPLLKKLCDRSHLN; from the coding sequence ATGACTTTAAACCTTTATTTTCTTCGACATGGCGAAACCGTCGCTAGCAAGACAGACGAATTTTGTGGATCTTCTGATGTTGAGTTAACTTCAGAAGGAATAGTTATGGCAAAAGACTTTGCTGTGGCTTATCAGTCTATACCTTGGAAAACCATTTTCTGTAGTCCGATGCGTCGCACCATTGCTACCGCCAAACCTTTATGCGATTTGCTAAGAATGGAAATGCTGCTAAGAAGGGAATTGAAAGAAATAGATTTTGGCGAATGGGAAGGTAAATCTCAGGCAGATGTTAATCGTCAATTTCATGATGATTATCTACGCTGGCAGTCCGAACCTGGATGGAATGCACCTCCAGGGGGAGAAAGAGCAGTTGATATTGCTCGCCGTAGTTCAAAGGTAATTGAAGAAATAGAGCAGACTTATCAGAGTGGAAATATATTGATCGTGTCCCATAAAGCCACAATTCGGATTATGTTATGTTCTTTATTAGGAATTGATGTCGGACATTACCGCGATCGCCTTGATATGCCCGTAGCGGCAATTAGCCTGGTGGAGCTTACCGCCCACGGTCCATTGCTTAAGAAGTTATGCGATCGCTCTCATTTAAATTAG
- a CDS encoding restriction endonuclease-related protein produces the protein MQLLKKGWTLVAIAEVLSSLNDKELEQQILAIKDGEKSENDQQLSLFPLQQNKNNLTLAEDAVILLAQGILGQYDRVLMGRKIVRQDDKLPSELYSAMCKIGRLYLEEGKCDRAACVHDVLERSRFSLNTYKKWDLNIFRDSEFRFGNVQLIYSDLRVPTVDCADIANLSGGFGEDQVIEYKLYQSIKIATESLGRKKQHKAYTAIRELLGRRWLIRERELLDYLEEKDLTPRQETVLEFFNSVPEIWLINNCANRCYHCGTLMRPHHNRDRYPQGYCPIHQCNSKYPPQVGEKLNPEDGRLLVAKPQILAYWTAPAIDELAIFDEATNNDLDAELYPESDLCDVAIGDRNLDSSFKSGDPPNGLSRNIGIDAKSYRSPVLLALKLNRSIGGLIHYKKRIVAITDELIEDCPGYFSTLRSLLDEKKETKGLQIMSVSSVIENIEEGYYAS, from the coding sequence TTGCAGTTGTTGAAAAAAGGTTGGACTTTAGTTGCGATCGCCGAAGTATTGTCTTCTCTCAACGACAAAGAATTGGAACAACAAATTTTAGCGATAAAAGACGGCGAAAAATCTGAGAACGATCAACAATTATCTTTGTTTCCCCTTCAGCAAAACAAAAACAATCTTACTTTAGCTGAAGATGCTGTAATTCTTTTAGCTCAAGGGATTTTGGGACAATACGATCGCGTTCTTATGGGTAGAAAAATTGTTAGACAGGATGACAAATTACCTTCAGAATTATATTCAGCAATGTGTAAAATTGGTCGTTTGTATCTAGAAGAAGGAAAATGCGATCGCGCTGCTTGTGTTCATGATGTATTGGAGCGTTCTCGATTTAGTTTGAATACTTATAAAAAATGGGATTTGAATATCTTTCGCGATTCAGAATTTCGCTTTGGTAATGTCCAATTGATTTATTCAGACTTACGAGTACCAACAGTAGATTGTGCTGATATTGCTAATCTTTCAGGAGGCTTTGGTGAGGATCAAGTTATCGAATATAAACTGTACCAATCAATTAAAATTGCAACTGAAAGTTTGGGAAGAAAGAAGCAACACAAAGCATACACTGCAATCAGAGAATTATTAGGGAGGCGATGGCTGATTAGAGAAAGAGAGCTTTTGGATTATTTAGAAGAAAAAGATTTGACACCGCGACAAGAAACAGTCCTTGAATTTTTTAATTCCGTTCCCGAAATTTGGTTGATCAATAATTGTGCGAATCGTTGCTATCACTGCGGGACTTTAATGCGACCTCATCACAATCGAGATCGCTATCCTCAAGGCTATTGTCCGATTCATCAATGTAACAGTAAATATCCGCCACAGGTGGGAGAGAAATTAAATCCAGAAGACGGTCGATTGTTAGTGGCAAAACCACAAATACTAGCTTATTGGACTGCGCCTGCGATCGATGAATTAGCGATTTTTGATGAGGCAACAAATAATGATTTGGATGCAGAATTATATCCCGAATCAGATCTATGTGATGTGGCAATTGGCGATCGCAACCTCGACAGTTCCTTCAAGTCGGGAGACCCGCCCAACGGACTGTCTCGCAATATTGGTATAGATGCCAAATCTTATCGCAGTCCCGTACTACTAGCACTAAAGCTCAATCGCAGTATCGGTGGACTAATTCATTACAAAAAGCGAATCGTCGCCATTACCGACGAATTAATTGAAGACTGTCCTGGCTATTTTTCTACTTTGCGTTCTTTGCTGGATGAAAAAAAGGAGACTAAAGGCTTGCAGATCATGTCCGTATCTTCAGTTATTGAAAACATAGAGGAGGGTTACTATGCGAGTTAA